One stretch of Oncorhynchus clarkii lewisi isolate Uvic-CL-2024 chromosome 3, UVic_Ocla_1.0, whole genome shotgun sequence DNA includes these proteins:
- the LOC139402473 gene encoding LIM and senescent cell antigen-like-containing domain protein 1 isoform X12 — protein MEVQVQSRPLPPTIPENGVAPDPEPHTVNGHRHANSGEAELPVSKSQRRRSDVKVYKEFCDFYARFNMANALANAMCERCKSGFAPAEKIVNSNGELYHEGCFVCAQCFQQFPEGLFYEFEGRKYCEHDFQMLFAPCCHQCGEFIIGRVIKAMNNSWHPDCFCCDLCQAVLADVGFVKNAGRHLCRPCHNREKARGLGKYICQKCHAIIEEQPLLFKNDPYHPDHFNCNNCGKELTADARELKGELYCLPCHDKMGVPICGACRRPIEGRVVNAMGKQWHVEHHVCALCERPFHGHPYYERGDHAYCEKHFNMLFGDVCYHCNRVIEGDVVSALNKAWCVNCFACSTCNTKLTLKNKFVEFDMKPVCKKCYEKFPLELKKRLKKLAETVGRK, from the exons ATGGAGGTTCAGGTCCAGAGTCGGCCACTGCCACCCACCATCCCGGAGAATGGGGTGGCCCCTGACCCTGAACCCCACACTGTTAACGGTCATCGTCATGCCAACAGTGGGGAGGCAGAGCTGCCTGTCTCCAAGTCTCAGAGGAGACGAAGCGATGTCAAAGTCTACAAGGAGTTCTGTGACTTCTACGCACGCTT CAACATGGCCAATGCCCTGGCCAATGCGATGTGTGAGCGCTGTAAGAGTGGCTTTGCCCCGGCGGAGAAGATCGTCAATAGCAACGGGGAGCTGTACCATGAGGGATGCTTCGTCTGTGCTCAGTGCTTTCAACAGTTCCCCGAAGGTCTCTTCTATGAG TTTGAGGGCAGGAAGTACTGCGAGCACGACTTCCAGATGTTGTTTGCTCCCTGCTGCCACCAATGTG gggAGTTTATCATTGGTCGTGTGATCAAGGCGATGAACAACAGTTGGCACCCTGACTGTTTCTGCTGTGACCTCTGCCAGGCCGTGCTGGCTGACGTGGGCTTCGTCAAGAACGCCGGCAG acaccTGTGTCGCCCGTGTCATAACCGTGAGAAGGCCCGTGGTCTGGGGAAGTACATCTGTCAGAAGTGCCACGCCATCATCGAGGAGCAGCCGCTGCTGTTCAAGAACGACCCCTACCACCCCGACCACTTCAACTGCAACAACTGCGG taAGGAGCTGACTGCTGATGCCAGGGAGCTGAAGGGAGAGCTGTACTGCCTGCCCTGCCATGACAAGATGGGTGTTCCCATCTGTGGTGCTTGCAGGAGACCCATCGAGGGCCGCGTGGTCAATGCCATGGGCAAGCAGTGGCACGTCGAG caccatgtgtgtgctctgtgtgaaCGTCCGTTTCACGGCCACCCGTATTATGAGCGTGGGGACCACGCCTACTGTGAAAAACACTTTAACATG CTCTTTGGAGATGTCTGCTACCACTGCAACCGTGTCATTGAGGGTGATG TGGTGTCAGCCCTGAACAAGGCATGGTGTGTCAACTGCTTTGCCTGCTCCACCTGCAACACCAAGCTCACCCTAAA GAACAAGTTTGTGGAGTTTGACATGAAGCCGGTGTGTAAGAAGTGTTACGAGAAGTTTCCTCTGGAACTTAAGAAGAGGCTGAAGAAGCTGGCGGAGACAGTGGGCCGGAAGTAG
- the LOC139402473 gene encoding LIM and senescent cell antigen-like-containing domain protein 1 isoform X18, with the protein MLGVVEEMTNGNGNMANALANAMCERCKSGFAPAEKIVNSNGELYHEGCFVCAQCFQQFPEGLFYEFEGRKYCEHDFQMLFAPCCHQCGEFIIGRVIKAMNNSWHPDCFCCDLCQAVLADVGFVKNAGRHLCRPCHNREKARGLGKYICQKCHAIIEEQPLLFKNDPYHPDHFNCNNCGKELTADARELKGELYCLPCHDKMGVPICGACRRPIEGRVVNAMGKQWHVEHFVCAKCEKPFLGHRHYERKGLAYCETHYNQLFGDVCYHCNRVIEGDVVSALNKAWCVNCFACSTCNTKLTLKNKFVEFDMKPVCKKCYEKFPLELKKRLKKLAETVGRK; encoded by the exons CAACATGGCCAATGCCCTGGCCAATGCGATGTGTGAGCGCTGTAAGAGTGGCTTTGCCCCGGCGGAGAAGATCGTCAATAGCAACGGGGAGCTGTACCATGAGGGATGCTTCGTCTGTGCTCAGTGCTTTCAACAGTTCCCCGAAGGTCTCTTCTATGAG TTTGAGGGCAGGAAGTACTGCGAGCACGACTTCCAGATGTTGTTTGCTCCCTGCTGCCACCAATGTG gggAGTTTATCATTGGTCGTGTGATCAAGGCGATGAACAACAGTTGGCACCCTGACTGTTTCTGCTGTGACCTCTGCCAGGCCGTGCTGGCTGACGTGGGCTTCGTCAAGAACGCCGGCAG acaccTGTGTCGCCCGTGTCATAACCGTGAGAAGGCCCGTGGTCTGGGGAAGTACATCTGTCAGAAGTGCCACGCCATCATCGAGGAGCAGCCGCTGCTGTTCAAGAACGACCCCTACCACCCCGACCACTTCAACTGCAACAACTGCGG taAGGAGCTGACTGCTGATGCCAGGGAGCTGAAGGGAGAGCTGTACTGCCTGCCCTGCCATGACAAGATGGGTGTTCCCATCTGTGGTGCTTGCAGGAGACCCATCGAGGGCCGCGTGGTCAATGCCATGGGCAAGCAGTGGCACGTCGAG cATTTTGTGTGTGCTAAGTGTGAGAAACCCTTCCTGGGCCATCGCCACTACGAACGCAAAGGATTGGCCTACTGTGAGACTCACTACAACCAG CTCTTTGGAGATGTCTGCTACCACTGCAACCGTGTCATTGAGGGTGATG TGGTGTCAGCCCTGAACAAGGCATGGTGTGTCAACTGCTTTGCCTGCTCCACCTGCAACACCAAGCTCACCCTAAA GAACAAGTTTGTGGAGTTTGACATGAAGCCGGTGTGTAAGAAGTGTTACGAGAAGTTTCCTCTGGAACTTAAGAAGAGGCTGAAGAAGCTGGCGGAGACAGTGGGCCGGAAGTAG
- the LOC139402473 gene encoding LIM and senescent cell antigen-like-containing domain protein 1 isoform X16 gives MNSLRLKELSNSDLYRRRQERPDSYGSIASNSLSNMANALANAMCERCKSGFAPAEKIVNSNGELYHEGCFVCAQCFQQFPEGLFYEFEGRKYCEHDFQMLFAPCCHQCGEFIIGRVIKAMNNSWHPDCFCCDLCQAVLADVGFVKNAGRHLCRPCHNREKARGLGKYICQKCHAIIEEQPLLFKNDPYHPDHFNCNNCGKELTADARELKGELYCLPCHDKMGVPICGACRRPIEGRVVNAMGKQWHVEHFVCAKCEKPFLGHRHYERKGLAYCETHYNQLFGDVCYHCNRVIEGDVVSALNKAWCVNCFACSTCNTKLTLKNKFVEFDMKPVCKKCYEKFPLELKKRLKKLAETVGRK, from the exons CAACATGGCCAATGCCCTGGCCAATGCGATGTGTGAGCGCTGTAAGAGTGGCTTTGCCCCGGCGGAGAAGATCGTCAATAGCAACGGGGAGCTGTACCATGAGGGATGCTTCGTCTGTGCTCAGTGCTTTCAACAGTTCCCCGAAGGTCTCTTCTATGAG TTTGAGGGCAGGAAGTACTGCGAGCACGACTTCCAGATGTTGTTTGCTCCCTGCTGCCACCAATGTG gggAGTTTATCATTGGTCGTGTGATCAAGGCGATGAACAACAGTTGGCACCCTGACTGTTTCTGCTGTGACCTCTGCCAGGCCGTGCTGGCTGACGTGGGCTTCGTCAAGAACGCCGGCAG acaccTGTGTCGCCCGTGTCATAACCGTGAGAAGGCCCGTGGTCTGGGGAAGTACATCTGTCAGAAGTGCCACGCCATCATCGAGGAGCAGCCGCTGCTGTTCAAGAACGACCCCTACCACCCCGACCACTTCAACTGCAACAACTGCGG taAGGAGCTGACTGCTGATGCCAGGGAGCTGAAGGGAGAGCTGTACTGCCTGCCCTGCCATGACAAGATGGGTGTTCCCATCTGTGGTGCTTGCAGGAGACCCATCGAGGGCCGCGTGGTCAATGCCATGGGCAAGCAGTGGCACGTCGAG cATTTTGTGTGTGCTAAGTGTGAGAAACCCTTCCTGGGCCATCGCCACTACGAACGCAAAGGATTGGCCTACTGTGAGACTCACTACAACCAG CTCTTTGGAGATGTCTGCTACCACTGCAACCGTGTCATTGAGGGTGATG TGGTGTCAGCCCTGAACAAGGCATGGTGTGTCAACTGCTTTGCCTGCTCCACCTGCAACACCAAGCTCACCCTAAA GAACAAGTTTGTGGAGTTTGACATGAAGCCGGTGTGTAAGAAGTGTTACGAGAAGTTTCCTCTGGAACTTAAGAAGAGGCTGAAGAAGCTGGCGGAGACAGTGGGCCGGAAGTAG
- the LOC139402473 gene encoding LIM and senescent cell antigen-like-containing domain protein 1 isoform X7 has translation MEVQVQSRPLPPTIPENGVAPDPEPHTVNGHRHANSGEAELPVSKSQRRRSDVKVYKEFCDFYARFNMANALANAMCERCKSGFAPAEKIVNSNGELYHEGCFVCAQCFQQFPEGLFYEFEGRKYCEHDFQMLFAPCCHQCGEFIIGRVIKAMNNSWHPDCFCCDLCQAVLADVGFVKNAGRHLCRPCHNREKARGLGKYICQKCHAIIEEQPLLFKNDPYHPDHFNCNNCGKELTADARELKGELYCLPCHDKMGVPICGACRRPIEGRVVNAMGKQWHVEHHVCALCERPFHGHPYYERGDHAYCEKHFNMHFVCAKCEKPFLGHRHYERKGLAYCETHYNQLFGDVCYHCNRVIEGDVVSALNKAWCVNCFACSTCNTKLTLKNKFVEFDMKPVCKKCYEKFPLELKKRLKKLAETVGRK, from the exons ATGGAGGTTCAGGTCCAGAGTCGGCCACTGCCACCCACCATCCCGGAGAATGGGGTGGCCCCTGACCCTGAACCCCACACTGTTAACGGTCATCGTCATGCCAACAGTGGGGAGGCAGAGCTGCCTGTCTCCAAGTCTCAGAGGAGACGAAGCGATGTCAAAGTCTACAAGGAGTTCTGTGACTTCTACGCACGCTT CAACATGGCCAATGCCCTGGCCAATGCGATGTGTGAGCGCTGTAAGAGTGGCTTTGCCCCGGCGGAGAAGATCGTCAATAGCAACGGGGAGCTGTACCATGAGGGATGCTTCGTCTGTGCTCAGTGCTTTCAACAGTTCCCCGAAGGTCTCTTCTATGAG TTTGAGGGCAGGAAGTACTGCGAGCACGACTTCCAGATGTTGTTTGCTCCCTGCTGCCACCAATGTG gggAGTTTATCATTGGTCGTGTGATCAAGGCGATGAACAACAGTTGGCACCCTGACTGTTTCTGCTGTGACCTCTGCCAGGCCGTGCTGGCTGACGTGGGCTTCGTCAAGAACGCCGGCAG acaccTGTGTCGCCCGTGTCATAACCGTGAGAAGGCCCGTGGTCTGGGGAAGTACATCTGTCAGAAGTGCCACGCCATCATCGAGGAGCAGCCGCTGCTGTTCAAGAACGACCCCTACCACCCCGACCACTTCAACTGCAACAACTGCGG taAGGAGCTGACTGCTGATGCCAGGGAGCTGAAGGGAGAGCTGTACTGCCTGCCCTGCCATGACAAGATGGGTGTTCCCATCTGTGGTGCTTGCAGGAGACCCATCGAGGGCCGCGTGGTCAATGCCATGGGCAAGCAGTGGCACGTCGAG caccatgtgtgtgctctgtgtgaaCGTCCGTTTCACGGCCACCCGTATTATGAGCGTGGGGACCACGCCTACTGTGAAAAACACTTTAACATG cATTTTGTGTGTGCTAAGTGTGAGAAACCCTTCCTGGGCCATCGCCACTACGAACGCAAAGGATTGGCCTACTGTGAGACTCACTACAACCAG CTCTTTGGAGATGTCTGCTACCACTGCAACCGTGTCATTGAGGGTGATG TGGTGTCAGCCCTGAACAAGGCATGGTGTGTCAACTGCTTTGCCTGCTCCACCTGCAACACCAAGCTCACCCTAAA GAACAAGTTTGTGGAGTTTGACATGAAGCCGGTGTGTAAGAAGTGTTACGAGAAGTTTCCTCTGGAACTTAAGAAGAGGCTGAAGAAGCTGGCGGAGACAGTGGGCCGGAAGTAG
- the LOC139402473 gene encoding LIM and senescent cell antigen-like-containing domain protein 1 isoform X11 — translation MEVQVQSRPLPPTIPENGVAPDPEPHTVNGHRHANSGEAELPVSKSQRRRSDVKVYKEFCDFYARFNMANALANAMCERCKSGFAPAEKIVNSNGELYHEGCFVCAQCFQQFPEGLFYEFEGRKYCEHDFQMLFAPCCHQCGEFIIGRVIKAMNNSWHPDCFCCDLCQAVLADVGFVKNAGRHLCRPCHNREKARGLGKYICQKCHAIIEEQPLLFKNDPYHPDHFNCNNCGKELTADARELKGELYCLPCHDKMGVPICGACRRPIEGRVVNAMGKQWHVEHFVCAKCEKPFLGHRHYERKGLAYCETHYNQLFGDVCYHCNRVIEGDVVSALNKAWCVNCFACSTCNTKLTLKNKFVEFDMKPVCKKCYEKFPLELKKRLKKLAETVGRK, via the exons ATGGAGGTTCAGGTCCAGAGTCGGCCACTGCCACCCACCATCCCGGAGAATGGGGTGGCCCCTGACCCTGAACCCCACACTGTTAACGGTCATCGTCATGCCAACAGTGGGGAGGCAGAGCTGCCTGTCTCCAAGTCTCAGAGGAGACGAAGCGATGTCAAAGTCTACAAGGAGTTCTGTGACTTCTACGCACGCTT CAACATGGCCAATGCCCTGGCCAATGCGATGTGTGAGCGCTGTAAGAGTGGCTTTGCCCCGGCGGAGAAGATCGTCAATAGCAACGGGGAGCTGTACCATGAGGGATGCTTCGTCTGTGCTCAGTGCTTTCAACAGTTCCCCGAAGGTCTCTTCTATGAG TTTGAGGGCAGGAAGTACTGCGAGCACGACTTCCAGATGTTGTTTGCTCCCTGCTGCCACCAATGTG gggAGTTTATCATTGGTCGTGTGATCAAGGCGATGAACAACAGTTGGCACCCTGACTGTTTCTGCTGTGACCTCTGCCAGGCCGTGCTGGCTGACGTGGGCTTCGTCAAGAACGCCGGCAG acaccTGTGTCGCCCGTGTCATAACCGTGAGAAGGCCCGTGGTCTGGGGAAGTACATCTGTCAGAAGTGCCACGCCATCATCGAGGAGCAGCCGCTGCTGTTCAAGAACGACCCCTACCACCCCGACCACTTCAACTGCAACAACTGCGG taAGGAGCTGACTGCTGATGCCAGGGAGCTGAAGGGAGAGCTGTACTGCCTGCCCTGCCATGACAAGATGGGTGTTCCCATCTGTGGTGCTTGCAGGAGACCCATCGAGGGCCGCGTGGTCAATGCCATGGGCAAGCAGTGGCACGTCGAG cATTTTGTGTGTGCTAAGTGTGAGAAACCCTTCCTGGGCCATCGCCACTACGAACGCAAAGGATTGGCCTACTGTGAGACTCACTACAACCAG CTCTTTGGAGATGTCTGCTACCACTGCAACCGTGTCATTGAGGGTGATG TGGTGTCAGCCCTGAACAAGGCATGGTGTGTCAACTGCTTTGCCTGCTCCACCTGCAACACCAAGCTCACCCTAAA GAACAAGTTTGTGGAGTTTGACATGAAGCCGGTGTGTAAGAAGTGTTACGAGAAGTTTCCTCTGGAACTTAAGAAGAGGCTGAAGAAGCTGGCGGAGACAGTGGGCCGGAAGTAG
- the LOC139402473 gene encoding LIM and senescent cell antigen-like-containing domain protein 1 isoform X19, translating into MANALANAMCERCKSGFAPAEKIVNSNGELYHEGCFVCAQCFQQFPEGLFYEFEGRKYCEHDFQMLFAPCCHQCGEFIIGRVIKAMNNSWHPDCFCCDLCQAVLADVGFVKNAGRHLCRPCHNREKARGLGKYICQKCHAIIEEQPLLFKNDPYHPDHFNCNNCGKELTADARELKGELYCLPCHDKMGVPICGACRRPIEGRVVNAMGKQWHVEHFVCAKCEKPFLGHRHYERKGLAYCETHYNQLFGDVCYHCNRVIEGDVVSALNKAWCVNCFACSTCNTKLTLKNKFVEFDMKPVCKKCYEKFPLELKKRLKKLAETVGRK; encoded by the exons ATGGCCAATGCCCTGGCCAATGCGATGTGTGAGCGCTGTAAGAGTGGCTTTGCCCCGGCGGAGAAGATCGTCAATAGCAACGGGGAGCTGTACCATGAGGGATGCTTCGTCTGTGCTCAGTGCTTTCAACAGTTCCCCGAAGGTCTCTTCTATGAG TTTGAGGGCAGGAAGTACTGCGAGCACGACTTCCAGATGTTGTTTGCTCCCTGCTGCCACCAATGTG gggAGTTTATCATTGGTCGTGTGATCAAGGCGATGAACAACAGTTGGCACCCTGACTGTTTCTGCTGTGACCTCTGCCAGGCCGTGCTGGCTGACGTGGGCTTCGTCAAGAACGCCGGCAG acaccTGTGTCGCCCGTGTCATAACCGTGAGAAGGCCCGTGGTCTGGGGAAGTACATCTGTCAGAAGTGCCACGCCATCATCGAGGAGCAGCCGCTGCTGTTCAAGAACGACCCCTACCACCCCGACCACTTCAACTGCAACAACTGCGG taAGGAGCTGACTGCTGATGCCAGGGAGCTGAAGGGAGAGCTGTACTGCCTGCCCTGCCATGACAAGATGGGTGTTCCCATCTGTGGTGCTTGCAGGAGACCCATCGAGGGCCGCGTGGTCAATGCCATGGGCAAGCAGTGGCACGTCGAG cATTTTGTGTGTGCTAAGTGTGAGAAACCCTTCCTGGGCCATCGCCACTACGAACGCAAAGGATTGGCCTACTGTGAGACTCACTACAACCAG CTCTTTGGAGATGTCTGCTACCACTGCAACCGTGTCATTGAGGGTGATG TGGTGTCAGCCCTGAACAAGGCATGGTGTGTCAACTGCTTTGCCTGCTCCACCTGCAACACCAAGCTCACCCTAAA GAACAAGTTTGTGGAGTTTGACATGAAGCCGGTGTGTAAGAAGTGTTACGAGAAGTTTCCTCTGGAACTTAAGAAGAGGCTGAAGAAGCTGGCGGAGACAGTGGGCCGGAAGTAG
- the LOC139402473 gene encoding LIM and senescent cell antigen-like-containing domain protein 1 isoform X4 — MEVQVQSRPLPPTIPENGVAPDPEPHTVNGHRHANSGEAELPVSKSQRRRSDVKVYKEFCDFYARFNMANALANAMCERCKSGFAPAEKIVNSNGELYHEGCFVCAQCFQQFPEGLFYEFEGRKYCEHDFQMLFAPCCHQCGEFIIGRVIKAMNNSWHPDCFCCDLCQAVLADVGFVKNAGRHLCRPCHNREKARGLGKYICQKCHAIIEEQPLLFKNDPYHPDHFNCNNCGKELTADARELKGELYCLPCHDKMGVPICGACRRPIEGRVVNAMGKQWHVEHHVCALCERPFHGHPYYERGDHAYCEKHFNMHFVCAKCEKPFLGHRHYERKGLAYCETHYNQLFGDVCYHCNRVIEGDVVSALNKAWCVNCFACSTCNTKLTLKDKFVEVDLKPVCKHCYERLPDDMKRRLAKQEKEKKKRMPM; from the exons ATGGAGGTTCAGGTCCAGAGTCGGCCACTGCCACCCACCATCCCGGAGAATGGGGTGGCCCCTGACCCTGAACCCCACACTGTTAACGGTCATCGTCATGCCAACAGTGGGGAGGCAGAGCTGCCTGTCTCCAAGTCTCAGAGGAGACGAAGCGATGTCAAAGTCTACAAGGAGTTCTGTGACTTCTACGCACGCTT CAACATGGCCAATGCCCTGGCCAATGCGATGTGTGAGCGCTGTAAGAGTGGCTTTGCCCCGGCGGAGAAGATCGTCAATAGCAACGGGGAGCTGTACCATGAGGGATGCTTCGTCTGTGCTCAGTGCTTTCAACAGTTCCCCGAAGGTCTCTTCTATGAG TTTGAGGGCAGGAAGTACTGCGAGCACGACTTCCAGATGTTGTTTGCTCCCTGCTGCCACCAATGTG gggAGTTTATCATTGGTCGTGTGATCAAGGCGATGAACAACAGTTGGCACCCTGACTGTTTCTGCTGTGACCTCTGCCAGGCCGTGCTGGCTGACGTGGGCTTCGTCAAGAACGCCGGCAG acaccTGTGTCGCCCGTGTCATAACCGTGAGAAGGCCCGTGGTCTGGGGAAGTACATCTGTCAGAAGTGCCACGCCATCATCGAGGAGCAGCCGCTGCTGTTCAAGAACGACCCCTACCACCCCGACCACTTCAACTGCAACAACTGCGG taAGGAGCTGACTGCTGATGCCAGGGAGCTGAAGGGAGAGCTGTACTGCCTGCCCTGCCATGACAAGATGGGTGTTCCCATCTGTGGTGCTTGCAGGAGACCCATCGAGGGCCGCGTGGTCAATGCCATGGGCAAGCAGTGGCACGTCGAG caccatgtgtgtgctctgtgtgaaCGTCCGTTTCACGGCCACCCGTATTATGAGCGTGGGGACCACGCCTACTGTGAAAAACACTTTAACATG cATTTTGTGTGTGCTAAGTGTGAGAAACCCTTCCTGGGCCATCGCCACTACGAACGCAAAGGATTGGCCTACTGTGAGACTCACTACAACCAG CTCTTTGGAGATGTCTGCTACCACTGCAACCGTGTCATTGAGGGTGATG TGGTGTCAGCCCTGAACAAGGCATGGTGTGTCAACTGCTTTGCCTGCTCCACCTGCAACACCAAGCTCACCCTAAA GGATAAGTTTGTAGAGGTGGATCTGAAGCCTGTGTGTAAACACTGCTACGAGCGCCTGCCAGACGACATGAAGCGCCGTCTTGCCAAACAAGAAAAAGAAAAGAAGAAGAGAATGCCCATGT GA
- the LOC139402473 gene encoding LIM and senescent cell antigen-like-containing domain protein 1 isoform X13, translated as MANALANAMCERCKSGFAPAEKIVNSNGELYHEGCFVCAQCFQQFPEGLFYEFEGRKYCEHDFQMLFAPCCHQCGEFIIGRVIKAMNNSWHPDCFCCDLCQAVLADVGFVKNAGRHLCRPCHNREKARGLGKYICQKCHAIIEEQPLLFKNDPYHPDHFNCNNCGKELTADARELKGELYCLPCHDKMGVPICGACRRPIEGRVVNAMGKQWHVEHHVCALCERPFHGHPYYERGDHAYCEKHFNMHFVCAKCEKPFLGHRHYERKGLAYCETHYNQLFGDVCYHCNRVIEGDVVSALNKAWCVNCFACSTCNTKLTLKDKFVEVDLKPVCKHCYERLPDDMKRRLAKQEKEKKKRMPMCLRQCVSHVLSLLKPKHCTVEYAQMTSFQE; from the exons ATGGCCAATGCCCTGGCCAATGCGATGTGTGAGCGCTGTAAGAGTGGCTTTGCCCCGGCGGAGAAGATCGTCAATAGCAACGGGGAGCTGTACCATGAGGGATGCTTCGTCTGTGCTCAGTGCTTTCAACAGTTCCCCGAAGGTCTCTTCTATGAG TTTGAGGGCAGGAAGTACTGCGAGCACGACTTCCAGATGTTGTTTGCTCCCTGCTGCCACCAATGTG gggAGTTTATCATTGGTCGTGTGATCAAGGCGATGAACAACAGTTGGCACCCTGACTGTTTCTGCTGTGACCTCTGCCAGGCCGTGCTGGCTGACGTGGGCTTCGTCAAGAACGCCGGCAG acaccTGTGTCGCCCGTGTCATAACCGTGAGAAGGCCCGTGGTCTGGGGAAGTACATCTGTCAGAAGTGCCACGCCATCATCGAGGAGCAGCCGCTGCTGTTCAAGAACGACCCCTACCACCCCGACCACTTCAACTGCAACAACTGCGG taAGGAGCTGACTGCTGATGCCAGGGAGCTGAAGGGAGAGCTGTACTGCCTGCCCTGCCATGACAAGATGGGTGTTCCCATCTGTGGTGCTTGCAGGAGACCCATCGAGGGCCGCGTGGTCAATGCCATGGGCAAGCAGTGGCACGTCGAG caccatgtgtgtgctctgtgtgaaCGTCCGTTTCACGGCCACCCGTATTATGAGCGTGGGGACCACGCCTACTGTGAAAAACACTTTAACATG cATTTTGTGTGTGCTAAGTGTGAGAAACCCTTCCTGGGCCATCGCCACTACGAACGCAAAGGATTGGCCTACTGTGAGACTCACTACAACCAG CTCTTTGGAGATGTCTGCTACCACTGCAACCGTGTCATTGAGGGTGATG TGGTGTCAGCCCTGAACAAGGCATGGTGTGTCAACTGCTTTGCCTGCTCCACCTGCAACACCAAGCTCACCCTAAA GGATAAGTTTGTAGAGGTGGATCTGAAGCCTGTGTGTAAACACTGCTACGAGCGCCTGCCAGACGACATGAAGCGCCGTCTTGCCAAACAAGAAAAAGAAAAGAAGAAGAGAATGCCCATGTGTCT ACGCCAATGTGTTTCACATGTGCTCTCCCTGCTAAAGCCTAAACACTGTACAGTTGAATATGCTCAAATGACCTCTTTCCAGGagtaa
- the LOC139402473 gene encoding LIM and senescent cell antigen-like-containing domain protein 1 isoform X8: MLGVVEEMTNGNGNMANALANAMCERCKSGFAPAEKIVNSNGELYHEGCFVCAQCFQQFPEGLFYEFEGRKYCEHDFQMLFAPCCHQCGEFIIGRVIKAMNNSWHPDCFCCDLCQAVLADVGFVKNAGRHLCRPCHNREKARGLGKYICQKCHAIIEEQPLLFKNDPYHPDHFNCNNCGKELTADARELKGELYCLPCHDKMGVPICGACRRPIEGRVVNAMGKQWHVEHHVCALCERPFHGHPYYERGDHAYCEKHFNMHFVCAKCEKPFLGHRHYERKGLAYCETHYNQLFGDVCYHCNRVIEGDVVSALNKAWCVNCFACSTCNTKLTLKDKFVEVDLKPVCKHCYERLPDDMKRRLAKQEKEKKKRMPMCLRQCVSHVLSLLKPKHCTVEYAQMTSFQE; encoded by the exons CAACATGGCCAATGCCCTGGCCAATGCGATGTGTGAGCGCTGTAAGAGTGGCTTTGCCCCGGCGGAGAAGATCGTCAATAGCAACGGGGAGCTGTACCATGAGGGATGCTTCGTCTGTGCTCAGTGCTTTCAACAGTTCCCCGAAGGTCTCTTCTATGAG TTTGAGGGCAGGAAGTACTGCGAGCACGACTTCCAGATGTTGTTTGCTCCCTGCTGCCACCAATGTG gggAGTTTATCATTGGTCGTGTGATCAAGGCGATGAACAACAGTTGGCACCCTGACTGTTTCTGCTGTGACCTCTGCCAGGCCGTGCTGGCTGACGTGGGCTTCGTCAAGAACGCCGGCAG acaccTGTGTCGCCCGTGTCATAACCGTGAGAAGGCCCGTGGTCTGGGGAAGTACATCTGTCAGAAGTGCCACGCCATCATCGAGGAGCAGCCGCTGCTGTTCAAGAACGACCCCTACCACCCCGACCACTTCAACTGCAACAACTGCGG taAGGAGCTGACTGCTGATGCCAGGGAGCTGAAGGGAGAGCTGTACTGCCTGCCCTGCCATGACAAGATGGGTGTTCCCATCTGTGGTGCTTGCAGGAGACCCATCGAGGGCCGCGTGGTCAATGCCATGGGCAAGCAGTGGCACGTCGAG caccatgtgtgtgctctgtgtgaaCGTCCGTTTCACGGCCACCCGTATTATGAGCGTGGGGACCACGCCTACTGTGAAAAACACTTTAACATG cATTTTGTGTGTGCTAAGTGTGAGAAACCCTTCCTGGGCCATCGCCACTACGAACGCAAAGGATTGGCCTACTGTGAGACTCACTACAACCAG CTCTTTGGAGATGTCTGCTACCACTGCAACCGTGTCATTGAGGGTGATG TGGTGTCAGCCCTGAACAAGGCATGGTGTGTCAACTGCTTTGCCTGCTCCACCTGCAACACCAAGCTCACCCTAAA GGATAAGTTTGTAGAGGTGGATCTGAAGCCTGTGTGTAAACACTGCTACGAGCGCCTGCCAGACGACATGAAGCGCCGTCTTGCCAAACAAGAAAAAGAAAAGAAGAAGAGAATGCCCATGTGTCT ACGCCAATGTGTTTCACATGTGCTCTCCCTGCTAAAGCCTAAACACTGTACAGTTGAATATGCTCAAATGACCTCTTTCCAGGagtaa